Proteins encoded within one genomic window of bacterium:
- a CDS encoding LAGLIDADG family homing endonuclease, with product MLTKDYIVGLVDGEGSFTAYIRDQSKPTKVKRRVKVEPRFYLKLIEKDKPVLDELKKFFNCGNVYFQKDNRANHQHCYRFEVANRKDLTEIIIPFFKENQLKFPSKRKDFKIFCDLMRRINKGEHLTSEGLSNLYRIKQQMH from the coding sequence ATGCTTACGAAAGATTACATAGTTGGTTTAGTAGATGGCGAAGGGAGCTTTACGGCTTACATTCGCGATCAAAGCAAGCCAACTAAGGTCAAAAGGAGAGTTAAGGTAGAGCCAAGGTTTTATCTGAAGCTAATCGAGAAAGATAAACCAGTACTAGATGAGTTAAAGAAATTCTTTAATTGTGGGAATGTCTATTTTCAAAAAGACAATCGCGCAAATCATCAGCATTGCTATCGCTTCGAAGTAGCCAACAGGAAAGACCTTACTGAAATAATTATTCCGTTTTTCAAGGAAAATCAATTGAAGTTCCCTTCCAAAAGAAAGGATTTCAAGATTTTCTGCGATTTAATGAGGAGGATTAATAAAGGCGAACACTTAACTTCGGAAGGCTTGAGTAATCTTTATAGGATTAAGCAGCAAATGCATTGA
- a CDS encoding NUDIX hydrolase, with the protein MEQTKVGSVSPELLDGEYLNDAGTDMLLALLTKLRPGRWGRAFIPLRSLMVTVACELVIVERRQVLLTYREDKHFKGWHTPGTYIEPGEDLQTTAQRCATRELGEKVRVRFKGIIGAVNHPKSARFHDLSVLALCEIVEGSPTTGAWFSECPKDLIPDHLEYWPMIEKVL; encoded by the coding sequence GTGGAACAGACGAAAGTCGGGTCGGTTTCGCCGGAACTGCTGGATGGGGAATACCTGAACGACGCCGGGACAGACATGCTGTTGGCCTTGCTGACGAAGCTGCGGCCCGGGAGATGGGGGAGGGCCTTCATTCCCCTGCGAAGCTTGATGGTGACGGTGGCTTGTGAGCTCGTGATTGTGGAAAGACGTCAGGTTCTACTCACTTATCGCGAAGACAAGCACTTCAAGGGCTGGCACACCCCCGGGACCTACATTGAACCCGGCGAGGATTTGCAGACGACTGCTCAGCGCTGCGCGACTCGCGAACTTGGAGAAAAAGTTCGGGTGCGATTCAAGGGCATCATTGGAGCCGTGAACCATCCGAAGAGCGCGCGCTTCCACGATCTTAGCGTGTTGGCTCTGTGTGAGATTGTTGAGGGAAGTCCGACGACGGGCGCGTGGTTTAGCGAATGCCCCAAAGACCTCATTCCGGATCACCTTGAGTATTGGCCGATGATTGAAAAAGTTCTCTAG